One segment of Solanum stenotomum isolate F172 chromosome 1, ASM1918654v1, whole genome shotgun sequence DNA contains the following:
- the LOC125870755 gene encoding acetylajmalan esterase-like: protein MALTIRVLILLIIMGFVVLQQKGDAQKHKKTEGLLMNCRFDKIYQLGNSISDTGNCLRESLCGTHSSCRRFPYGINFFHNVTGRCSDGMLMIDFIARESGLPFLNPFKDRNADFSHGVNFAVAGATALSVESLAEKNIAVSFTNSTLSVQLHWMSSHFKSISSPEEKLKKSLFLVGEIGGNDFNYGLSQGKSIKEARKMVPEVVQTIIHGVKRVIDFGATRIIIPGNFPIGCVTAMLTKFKTNKITAYDEYHCIKDLNSLARYFNHHLQQAIHEMKKKYPNIILIYGDYYNAYLWLLRNAVSLGFDKNSLQKACCGTSGKYNYNTSRTCGAPGVPVCVDPSTHISWDGIHLTQEAYKWLARWLIDDMLPQLNCQV, encoded by the exons ATGGCATTGACAATTAGAGTACTGATTCTTTTGATAATCATGGGTTTTGTGGTTCTTCAACAGAAAGGAGATGCACAAAAGCATAAAAAAACTGAAGGATTATTGATGAATTGCAGATTTgataaaatatatcaattagGCAACTCAATTTCTGATACCGGCAATTGTCTGAGAGAGAGCCTTTGTGGAACTCATTCTTCATGTAGAAGATTTCCTTATGGAATTAATTTTTTCCATAACGTGACAGGACGATGTTCTGATGGAATGTTGATGATTGATTTCATAG cTCGGGAATCTGGTCTTCCTTTTCTAAATCCGTTCAAGGATCGAAATGCAGATTTTAGTCATGGTGTGAATTTTGCAGTAGCAGGGGCTACTGCTTTATCAGTTGAATCACTTGCAGAGAAGAACATTGCTGTGTCTTTCACAAATAGTACATTAAGTGTGCAGCTTCATTGGATGTCTTCTCATTTCAAATCCATTAGCTCTCCTG aagaaaaattgaagaaatcacTTTTCCTAGTTGGAGAAATAGGAGGAAATGACTTCAATTATGGCTTAAGCCAAGGTAAATCCATCAAAGAGGCTCGAAAAATGGTGCCAGAAGTTGTTCAAACTATCATTCATGGTGTTAAA AGGGTTATCGATTTTGGGGCTACTCGAATTATTATTCCAGGTAATTTCCCAATTGGTTGTGTCACGGCTATGTTAACAAAATTCAAGACCAACAAAATAACGGCCTACGATGAGTATCATTGCATAAAAGATTTAAATAGCCTTGCAAGATACTTCAATCATCATCTGCAACAAGCCATTCACGAGATGAAGAAAAAGTATCCAAACATTATACTGATTTATGGTGATTACTACAATGCCTATTTGTGGCTTCTACGAAATGCAGTCTCTCTTG GATTTGACAAAAACTCGCTACAGAAAGCTTGTTGTGGAACAAgtggaaaatataattataacacAAGTAGAACATGTGGTGCACCAGGAGTCCCAGTGTGTGTTGATCCGAGTACTCATATTAGTTGGGATGGAATTCATTTGACACAAGAAGCATATAAATGGTTGGCAAGATGGCTAATTGATGACATGTTACCTCAATTGAATTGTCAAGtttaa
- the LOC125870719 gene encoding acetylajmalan esterase-like: MALTVGIIFHVIVISLLIFQQKSDAEELIKLEKPRLRNCKIDRIYQFGDSISDTGNCKREPLCQSHSDCGSHPYGMNFYQNATGRCSDGMLMIDFIALESGLPLLNPYKDQSANFRHGVNFAVAGCTGISAEIMAENKIFNTAFTNSSLTVQLDWMSSHFQTTCTTGKLKKSLFLVGEIGGNEFNYGLLQGKTIEELRRMVPLVVQTIIHGVKRVIGFGATRIIVPGNFPIGCVPIFLTRFMTDNSNAYDDYHCLKDLNNLSIFFNNHLQQAIDEMKKKHPNITLIYGDYYNAYMWLLQNAVRFGFDENSLQKACCGTGGGDYNYNIRKRCGFPGVEVCANPSTYINWDGIHMTQEAYKYLARWLIDDMLPQLNCHV, encoded by the exons ATGGCGTTGACAGTTGGGATAATCTTTCATGTGATAGTGATAAGTTTGTTGATTTTTCAACAGAAAAGTGATGCAGAAGAATTAATCAAGCTTGAAAAACCAAGATTGAGAAATTGCAAAATTGATAGAATATATCAATTTGGTGACTCAATTTCTGATACTGGCAATTGCAAGAGAGAGCCTCTTTGTCAATCTCATTCTGATTGTGGAAGTCATCCTTATGGAATGAATTTTTATCAGAACGCAACGGGACGTTGTTCTGATGGCATGCTCATGATTGATTTCATAG CATTGGAATCGGGTCTTCCGCTCTTAAATCCTTACAAGGATCAAAGTGCAAATTTCAGACATGGTGTGAATTTCGCAGTAGCAGGGTGTACTGGTATATCAGCTGAAATTATGGCGGAAAACAAGATTTTTAATACAGCATTTACCAATAGTTCATTAACTGTGCAACTTGATTGGATGTCTTCACATTTTCAAACTACCTGCACCACTGGTAAATTGAAGAAATCACTTTTCCTAGTTGGAGAAATAGGAGGAAATGAATTCAATTATGGTTTATTACAAGGTAAAACCATCGAAGAGTTGCGAAGAATGGTGCCACTTGTTGTTCAAACTATCATCCATGGTGTTAAA AGGGTCATCGGTTTTGGGGCTACTCGAATTATAGTTCCAGGCAATTTTCCTATTGGCTGTGTCCCAATTTTTCTAACGCGATTCATGACTGACAACTCAAATGCTTACGACGACTATCATTGTttgaaagatttaaataatttatcaatcTTTTTCAACAATCATTTGCAACAAGCTATtgatgaaatgaagaaaaaacatCCCAACATTACACTCATTTATGGTGACTACTACAATGCCTATATGTGGTTACTACAAAATGCAGTGAGATTTG GATTTGATGAAAACTCTCTACAGAAAGCATGTTGTGGAACAGGAGGAGGAGATTATAATTATAACATACGTAAAAGATGTGGGTTTCCAGGAGTTGAAGTGTGTGCTAACCCGAGCACTTATATCAATTGGGATGGAATTCATATGACACAAGAAGCATATAAATATTTGGCAAGATGGCTAATTGATGACATGTTGCCCCAATTGAATTGTCATgtttaa